In Acidobacteriota bacterium, one genomic interval encodes:
- a CDS encoding ABC transporter ATP-binding protein/permease: MSIHDEDVLGKAYDGRLMRRLLRYLRPYWAVALVALVAIVGNSVLQLAQPWLTKVAIDRHIAVGDLEGLGTLAFVFLLVLAGSFALEFVQTWTMQMTGQRIMYDIRMQVYGHLQRLDVSYYDRNPVGRLMTRVTSDVDVLNDLFSSGVITVFGDVFTLAGIMVVLVAMDWRLALLAFSVLPLIVLITQWFRRHVRETYRTVRTWIARINAFLQEHITGMATVQLFRRERASFETFDAVNARHRDANVDSLFYYAVFYPAIEFVGAIASAAIIWWGGGWVGEGTLTLGALVAFLQYSQRFFRPISDLSEKFNLLQAAMASSERIFALIDTPVSVSSPTRPAPRPSIEARPVVAEGPAGLELPPARPASPAGIAFEGVWFAYQGDDHVLRDVSFDVAPGERVAIVGATGAGKSTLINLLMRFYDVSRGRILVDGVDVRDYDLHDLRRRFSLVLQDVHLFSGTVGANIRLGRGDISDADVRRAATAVHAAKFIDRWPLGYETPVAERGATLSVGQKQLLSFARALAFDPSVLVLDEATSSVDTDTEWLIRDALHVLMAGRTTIAIAHRLSTIQDMDKILVLHKGRLREAGTHQALLAARGIYFRLYQLQYKDQEIDAARQ, translated from the coding sequence ATGTCAATTCACGACGAGGACGTCCTCGGAAAGGCCTACGACGGCCGGCTGATGCGGCGGCTGCTGCGCTACCTCCGCCCCTACTGGGCGGTGGCGCTCGTCGCGCTCGTCGCGATCGTCGGCAACTCCGTCCTCCAACTCGCACAGCCGTGGCTCACGAAGGTCGCCATCGACCGGCACATCGCCGTCGGCGATCTCGAGGGACTCGGGACGCTCGCCTTCGTGTTCCTGCTGGTCCTCGCGGGCTCGTTCGCGCTCGAGTTCGTCCAGACGTGGACGATGCAGATGACCGGGCAGCGGATCATGTACGACATCCGCATGCAGGTCTACGGCCACCTGCAGCGGCTCGACGTGTCGTACTACGACCGCAATCCCGTCGGGCGGCTCATGACGCGGGTGACGAGCGACGTCGACGTGCTGAACGACCTCTTCTCGAGCGGCGTCATCACGGTGTTCGGCGACGTGTTCACGCTGGCCGGCATCATGGTCGTGCTCGTGGCGATGGACTGGCGGCTGGCGCTGCTCGCCTTCTCGGTGCTGCCGCTGATCGTGCTCATCACGCAGTGGTTCCGCCGGCACGTGCGTGAGACGTACCGGACGGTCCGCACCTGGATTGCCCGCATCAACGCCTTCCTCCAGGAACACATCACGGGAATGGCGACGGTGCAGCTGTTCCGGAGGGAACGCGCCAGCTTCGAGACGTTCGACGCGGTGAACGCGCGGCATCGAGACGCGAACGTCGACTCGCTCTTCTACTACGCCGTCTTCTACCCGGCCATCGAGTTCGTCGGGGCGATCGCGAGCGCGGCCATCATCTGGTGGGGCGGCGGCTGGGTCGGCGAGGGCACCCTGACGCTCGGCGCGCTCGTCGCCTTCCTCCAGTACTCGCAGCGCTTCTTCCGGCCGATCAGCGACCTGTCCGAGAAGTTCAACCTGCTGCAGGCCGCCATGGCCTCTTCGGAGCGGATCTTCGCGTTGATCGACACCCCGGTGTCGGTGTCGTCGCCCACACGGCCTGCGCCCCGACCCTCGATCGAGGCGAGGCCCGTCGTCGCCGAGGGGCCCGCCGGGCTCGAGCTGCCTCCCGCGCGGCCGGCATCACCCGCCGGGATCGCGTTCGAGGGCGTCTGGTTCGCCTACCAGGGCGACGACCACGTGCTGCGCGACGTCTCGTTCGACGTGGCGCCAGGCGAGCGCGTCGCGATCGTCGGCGCGACCGGCGCCGGCAAGTCGACGCTCATCAACCTGCTCATGCGGTTCTACGACGTCAGCAGGGGGCGCATCCTCGTCGACGGCGTCGACGTGCGCGACTACGACCTGCACGATCTGCGACGACGCTTCAGCCTGGTGCTCCAGGACGTGCACCTGTTCTCAGGCACCGTCGGCGCCAACATCAGGCTCGGACGTGGCGACATCAGCGACGCGGACGTCCGGCGCGCGGCGACCGCCGTCCACGCGGCGAAGTTCATCGACCGCTGGCCGCTCGGCTACGAGACACCCGTCGCAGAACGTGGTGCGACGCTGTCGGTGGGGCAGAAGCAGCTGCTGTCGTTCGCGCGTGCCCTCGCCTTCGACCCGTCGGTACTGGTGCTCGACGAAGCGACGTCGAGCGTCGACACGGACACCGAGTGGCTCATTCGCGACGCGCTGCACGTGCTGATGGCGGGGCGGACGACGATCGCCATCGCCCACCGCCTCTCGACCATTCAGGACATGGACAAGATCCTGGTGCTGCACAAGGGGAGGCTGCGCGAAGCCGGAACGCACCAGGCGCTGCTCGCCGCGCGCGGCATCTACTTCAGGCTGTACCAGCTGCAATACAAGGATCAGGAGATCGACGCGGCGCGCCAGTGA
- the rny gene encoding ribonuclease Y translates to MGEFPLRYFLDVVFTLVAAGAVFAYWLANRKRIAAETVGRAEQEASRLLRETERDIEARKKEALLEAKEKAHEMIVDAERQARDRVQAAMHAEQGLAEKAQALADRLAATDRLEKDLRRRERDIDAREQASVEAAGRYERLVADQQRELQRVAGLTADEARDLLLRQIESDARRDAATLVKRLEAEAREQAAARARQIVTEAIQRSAAEHAIETTVSVVDLPSDDMKGRIIGREGRNIRALELATGVELIVDDTPGAIILSSFDPYRREVARQAIERLIADGRIHPARIEEVVEKVKAEMEEATLKEGEAAAFELGLFDLHPDIMRTMGKLKFRTSYGQNVLNHSKEVAFLAGMMAREVGLDAMVTTRAAFVHDIGKAIDRDLGGSHLELGIDFLRKHGENEAVVMAMAAHHMDIDWPSLEAMLVQAADAISAARPGARRDILESYVKRLEKLEGIADSFKGVSKAFALQAGREIRIMVESERITDEEAVWLSKDIARRIESELEYPGQIKVTVIRETRAVEFAR, encoded by the coding sequence ATGGGCGAGTTCCCCCTTCGCTATTTCCTCGACGTCGTCTTCACGCTCGTCGCCGCCGGTGCCGTCTTCGCGTACTGGCTCGCCAACCGGAAGCGAATCGCCGCCGAGACGGTAGGACGCGCCGAGCAGGAGGCGAGCCGCCTCCTCCGCGAGACCGAGCGCGACATCGAAGCCCGAAAGAAGGAAGCGCTGCTCGAGGCCAAGGAGAAGGCCCACGAGATGATCGTCGACGCCGAACGGCAGGCGCGCGATCGGGTTCAGGCCGCCATGCACGCCGAGCAGGGACTCGCCGAGAAGGCCCAGGCCCTCGCCGACCGGCTCGCGGCCACCGACCGGCTCGAGAAGGACCTGCGCCGGCGCGAGCGCGACATCGACGCGCGCGAGCAGGCGAGCGTCGAGGCGGCGGGCCGCTACGAGCGCCTCGTCGCCGATCAGCAGCGCGAACTGCAGCGGGTCGCCGGCCTCACCGCCGACGAAGCACGCGACCTGCTGCTCAGGCAGATCGAGTCGGACGCCCGGCGCGATGCCGCAACCCTCGTCAAGCGGCTCGAGGCCGAAGCCCGCGAGCAGGCGGCGGCCCGCGCGCGGCAGATCGTCACCGAGGCCATCCAGCGCAGCGCCGCCGAGCACGCCATCGAGACGACGGTCTCGGTCGTCGACCTGCCGAGCGACGACATGAAGGGGCGCATCATCGGCCGCGAGGGGCGGAACATCCGCGCGCTCGAGCTGGCGACCGGCGTCGAGCTGATCGTCGACGACACCCCCGGCGCGATCATCCTCTCGAGCTTCGATCCGTACCGGCGCGAGGTCGCGCGACAGGCCATCGAACGGCTCATTGCCGACGGCCGTATCCACCCGGCGCGCATCGAGGAAGTGGTCGAGAAGGTGAAGGCCGAGATGGAGGAGGCCACGCTCAAGGAGGGCGAGGCCGCCGCCTTCGAGCTGGGGCTGTTCGACCTCCACCCGGACATCATGCGGACGATGGGCAAGCTGAAGTTCCGGACGAGCTACGGCCAGAACGTGCTCAACCACTCGAAGGAAGTGGCGTTTCTCGCCGGCATGATGGCGCGCGAGGTCGGTCTCGACGCCATGGTCACGACGCGCGCGGCGTTCGTCCACGACATCGGCAAGGCCATCGATCGCGACCTCGGCGGCTCGCACCTCGAGCTCGGCATCGACTTCCTCCGCAAGCACGGCGAGAACGAGGCCGTGGTCATGGCCATGGCCGCGCACCACATGGACATCGACTGGCCGTCGCTCGAGGCCATGCTGGTGCAGGCCGCCGACGCGATCTCGGCGGCCCGTCCGGGCGCGAGGCGCGACATCCTCGAGTCGTACGTCAAGCGCCTCGAGAAGCTCGAGGGCATCGCCGACTCGTTCAAGGGGGTCTCGAAGGCCTTCGCGCTGCAGGCCGGCCGCGAGATCCGGATCATGGTCGAGAGCGAGCGGATCACCGATGAGGAAGCCGTGTGGCTCTCGAAGGACATCGCACGCCGCATCGAGAGCGAGCTCGAGTACCCCGGGCAGATCAAGGTCACGGTCATCCGTGAGACGCGCGCCGTCGAGTTCGCCAGGTGA
- the thiL gene encoding thiamine-phosphate kinase has protein sequence MSDCPTIADLGEHALVARIAARVPAPPPFVTLGIGDDAAIVEPVPRRLEVLTTDALVEDVHFTRALSSPTDVGHKALAVNLSDLAAMGATPRVALLSLALPSTLALDWFDAMLGGLVDLASVHGVALVGGNLTRSPGPIVLDVTLVGAVHPRKLLRRTTARAGDALYVTGRVGAAAAGLAWLQRESPADREAGPVDRPARGDADAMAEAVAAYRRPAPRVRIGRLVGRNRAASAAIDLSDGLADGVRRLAEGSGLGAWVDAALVPVHPSTAVAFDGHGDPLTRAIVGGDEYELLFAVPRRVERAFAAAIRTAADVPATRIGELVKSPGLVLRRSGGDDSWPRGYAHFA, from the coding sequence GTGAGCGACTGCCCCACCATCGCCGACCTCGGCGAGCACGCCCTCGTCGCCCGGATCGCGGCGCGTGTCCCCGCGCCACCGCCGTTCGTCACGCTCGGCATCGGTGACGACGCCGCCATCGTCGAGCCGGTGCCGCGCCGCCTCGAGGTGCTCACCACCGACGCGCTCGTCGAGGACGTCCACTTCACGAGGGCACTCTCGTCGCCCACCGACGTCGGCCACAAGGCGCTCGCGGTGAACCTGAGCGACCTCGCCGCGATGGGCGCCACGCCGCGCGTGGCCCTCCTGTCGCTGGCCCTGCCGTCGACGCTGGCGCTCGACTGGTTCGACGCCATGCTCGGGGGCCTGGTCGACCTGGCGTCTGTCCACGGCGTCGCCCTCGTCGGAGGCAACCTCACGCGGTCGCCGGGGCCCATCGTCCTCGACGTGACGCTCGTGGGCGCGGTGCACCCTCGAAAGCTCCTGCGACGAACCACGGCCCGGGCGGGAGACGCGCTCTACGTGACCGGCCGCGTCGGGGCGGCCGCCGCCGGTCTGGCGTGGCTGCAGCGCGAGTCGCCCGCCGACCGGGAGGCCGGGCCCGTCGACCGACCGGCTCGAGGCGACGCCGATGCCATGGCGGAGGCCGTGGCGGCGTACCGACGTCCGGCGCCGCGTGTCCGGATAGGCCGACTCGTCGGGCGCAACCGGGCGGCCTCGGCCGCCATCGACCTGAGCGACGGCCTGGCCGACGGCGTGCGCCGCCTCGCGGAGGGGAGCGGCCTGGGTGCGTGGGTCGACGCCGCCTTGGTGCCGGTCCACCCGTCGACGGCCGTGGCGTTCGACGGTCACGGCGACCCCCTGACGCGGGCGATCGTGGGCGGCGACGAGTACGAGTTGCTCTTCGCCGTGCCCCGCCGTGTCGAGCGGGCGTTTGCCGCCGCCATCCGCACCGCCGCCGACGTTCCCGCGACGCGCATCGGCGAGCTCGTGAAGTCGCCCGGGCTGGTCCTGAGGCGGTCGGGCGGCGACGACTCGTGGCCGCGTGGCTACGCTCACTTCGCCTGA
- the zapB gene encoding cell division protein ZapB yields the protein MMKTPTALDLGPIERLEAKIKQLVAVLEHLRQEQAELKSDNARLLDEVSSLTGRLAEAEQAGGEVAALRAERAEVRARVAEMLEQLEAVDA from the coding sequence ATGATGAAGACGCCCACCGCGCTCGACCTCGGACCCATCGAACGCCTCGAAGCCAAGATCAAGCAGCTCGTGGCCGTCCTCGAGCACCTGCGTCAGGAACAGGCCGAACTCAAGTCGGACAACGCCCGCCTGCTCGACGAGGTGTCGAGTCTCACAGGCCGGCTGGCCGAAGCCGAACAGGCGGGTGGTGAGGTCGCGGCGCTGCGGGCGGAGCGGGCCGAGGTGCGGGCGCGCGTCGCCGAGATGCTCGAACAGCTCGAGGCGGTCGACGCCTGA
- a CDS encoding methyltransferase domain-containing protein — MDRLLEATYHAEQHHFWFVGFRRFVVPVLARAASGRRDLRLLDAGCGTGLNLTLLSAHGTAFGLDLTWLGLAYGARRGATRLVQASITDIPFASGSFDIVTSFDVLQTLTHEQEAQALRDVARVLRPGGALLLNVAALEWLRGSHSALAQEHHRHSKASLRAALEAAGFAIERITYTNVSLFPLVLAVRLAQRLTRRVESGRAKGREIQVPIAPINRTLSALVATEAALARHVNMPIGSSVLCLARKPAR; from the coding sequence ATGGATCGCCTCCTCGAAGCGACCTACCACGCCGAGCAGCATCACTTCTGGTTCGTGGGGTTCCGCCGGTTCGTCGTGCCGGTGCTGGCTCGAGCCGCGTCGGGCCGTCGCGACCTGCGGCTGCTCGACGCCGGCTGCGGCACGGGCCTCAACCTGACCCTGCTGTCGGCGCATGGCACGGCCTTCGGTCTCGACCTCACGTGGCTGGGCCTCGCGTACGGCGCCAGGCGGGGCGCGACGCGCCTCGTCCAGGCCAGCATCACCGACATCCCGTTCGCGAGCGGCTCGTTCGACATCGTGACGTCGTTCGACGTGCTGCAGACGCTGACGCACGAGCAGGAGGCCCAGGCCCTCCGCGACGTGGCGCGCGTGCTTCGTCCCGGTGGCGCGCTGCTGCTGAACGTCGCGGCCCTCGAGTGGCTGCGCGGCAGCCATTCCGCGCTCGCGCAGGAACACCATCGTCACTCGAAGGCATCGCTGCGGGCCGCGCTCGAGGCGGCGGGCTTCGCCATCGAGCGAATCACCTACACCAACGTCTCCCTCTTCCCGCTGGTCCTGGCCGTCCGGCTGGCGCAGCGGCTGACACGGCGCGTGGAGTCCGGTCGGGCGAAGGGGCGCGAGATCCAGGTGCCGATCGCACCGATCAACCGTACCCTCTCGGCGCTCGTCGCGACCGAGGCCGCCCTGGCGCGGCACGTGAACATGCCGATTGGCAGTTCCGTGCTGTGCCTGGCCCGCAAGCCGGCGCGGTGA
- the zapA gene encoding cell division protein ZapA, whose product MSDETGRVVSVEIQGLRYAIRSDLAPDYVQALAGYVDRKMQSAADESGSGDQVKIAVLAALNIADEVFRCREGDESADVAWRRRAERLEAIVDRAIGRLSPADDA is encoded by the coding sequence GTGAGCGATGAAACCGGGCGCGTGGTCTCGGTGGAGATCCAGGGCCTGCGGTACGCGATCCGCAGCGACCTCGCGCCAGACTACGTGCAGGCGCTCGCAGGCTACGTCGACCGCAAGATGCAGTCGGCGGCCGACGAGAGCGGCTCGGGCGACCAGGTCAAGATCGCCGTCCTGGCGGCGCTCAACATCGCCGACGAGGTCTTTCGCTGCCGCGAGGGCGACGAGTCGGCCGACGTCGCCTGGCGTCGGCGAGCCGAGCGCCTCGAGGCGATCGTCGACCGCGCGATTGGCCGCCTCTCGCCCGCCGACGACGCGTGA